One window of the Candidatus Chryseobacterium colombiense genome contains the following:
- a CDS encoding SusC/RagA family TonB-linked outer membrane protein, with the protein MRKETQKLLVLSLLGLVSVNLAAQQKAKKDTIKSIDEVVVTALGIKRHDKSLGYVATKVEGEEFTKTQNNNWAQALEGKVAGLKIQTAGSGPLGTSKITLRGAISMNLDQNGALIVVDGVPLGGTSTSNGSDAYAAGSGGDVPVDFGNNFNSINPDDIESVTVLQGASAAALYGSRGAGGAIMITTKSGKNKNGKVNVTFNSSSSFDSVLKWPDYQHEYGQGTLAKNSAGQYYYSYGASADGVSTGGTSSAFGPKFNGQYYFQYDPTIEGQSKSRQLWRSYDNNVKDFWQTGSTYSNTLGVEASNQNTAFRTSLTYQKNEWMMPNTGFDRFNYALSLDHQLNSKLKVVGKFAFNSTKSDNLPATGYNNQSISYFMIFQNPNVDLAWYKPVWKQGQYQIAQIHPFSSFIDNPYLIAYEMLNGLDKKFINSNITATYSLTKQFDIMLRSGLEVTNEKRTTKRPWNSANYAQGYYREQYIKNSEYNTDLLLTYKNKLGKLNYNISAGGNIRYNEYVQNDYKATGLRVAGLYELTNAVSLQSLFPIPGDKEMNSIYGLVNLNYNNIWFVDVTARNDWSSALPKENRSYFYPSVATSFILSDALKLKSKSFNYWKLRGSWSQVGNDTEPYKLYQYFNSSGFTGGAETNNVLLNANLKPEMNTNIEAGMDFGFFNNRLNYIVTVYQNNTKNQIIPVQTLAESGYTQRMINSGEVRNRGVEMMLTATPVKSKDFSWNVSANWSLNKNKILSLPAEFQGQPYTMSSVGGVLFYNAVVGGSLGDMYGYKLQRAPDGQVIYGADGLTAKSTEIEYVGNAYAKWRIGLQNSFRYKNFAVSFSIDGQYGGRAYSQSHHKMSEQGKLTNTLMGRENPEGMIVGQGVVQNADGSFSPNTKGVLLTSYYADYYRRANIETNSFDTSFVKLREANITYYFPKDLVKSLKMTDLSLSVFGRNLWMWTKFPLFDPEAATLNNGSITPGAEVGQLPTARTVGIQLNVKF; encoded by the coding sequence ATGCGTAAAGAGACTCAAAAGTTACTGGTTTTGTCACTGTTAGGATTAGTCAGTGTCAATCTAGCGGCTCAGCAAAAAGCTAAGAAAGATACCATTAAAAGTATTGATGAGGTGGTTGTAACAGCATTAGGGATTAAAAGACATGATAAATCTTTGGGATATGTTGCTACAAAAGTAGAGGGAGAAGAATTTACCAAAACTCAGAATAATAACTGGGCACAAGCTTTAGAAGGTAAAGTGGCCGGTTTGAAAATTCAGACAGCGGGATCGGGCCCGTTGGGGACTTCTAAAATTACATTAAGAGGTGCAATTTCTATGAACCTGGATCAGAATGGAGCGCTTATCGTAGTAGATGGAGTACCATTAGGAGGAACCAGCACAAGCAATGGTAGTGATGCGTATGCAGCGGGATCGGGTGGCGATGTACCCGTAGACTTCGGAAATAATTTTAACAGTATCAACCCGGATGATATTGAATCGGTAACGGTATTGCAAGGAGCTTCTGCGGCAGCTTTATATGGTTCTAGAGGAGCAGGCGGGGCCATTATGATTACGACAAAATCAGGAAAAAATAAGAATGGAAAAGTAAATGTAACCTTTAATTCTTCCTCTAGTTTTGATTCAGTTTTAAAATGGCCGGATTATCAGCATGAGTACGGACAGGGAACTTTGGCGAAAAATTCTGCAGGACAATACTATTATTCTTATGGAGCTTCAGCAGATGGAGTAAGTACAGGAGGAACGAGTAGTGCTTTCGGGCCTAAATTTAACGGGCAGTATTATTTTCAATATGACCCAACCATAGAAGGACAAAGTAAATCGAGACAGCTCTGGAGATCTTATGATAATAATGTGAAAGATTTTTGGCAGACGGGGAGCACTTATTCCAATACATTAGGAGTAGAAGCATCTAATCAAAATACAGCTTTCAGGACATCTTTAACCTATCAAAAAAATGAATGGATGATGCCTAATACGGGATTCGACCGTTTTAATTATGCATTGTCACTAGACCATCAGCTGAACTCAAAGCTGAAAGTGGTTGGAAAATTTGCTTTCAACAGTACGAAAAGTGACAATCTTCCGGCGACGGGATATAACAACCAGTCGATTTCGTATTTCATGATTTTCCAGAATCCGAATGTAGATTTGGCTTGGTATAAACCTGTTTGGAAGCAGGGGCAGTATCAGATTGCACAGATTCACCCTTTCAGTTCTTTTATTGATAACCCTTATCTTATTGCGTATGAAATGCTGAATGGTTTAGATAAAAAATTTATCAATAGCAATATCACTGCGACTTATAGTTTAACGAAACAATTTGATATAATGCTTCGTTCCGGGTTAGAAGTAACCAACGAAAAAAGAACAACCAAAAGACCTTGGAATTCCGCGAACTATGCTCAAGGGTATTACAGAGAACAATACATCAAAAATTCCGAGTACAACACAGACTTATTACTTACTTACAAGAATAAACTAGGCAAATTAAACTATAATATTTCTGCCGGAGGAAATATAAGATACAACGAATACGTTCAAAACGATTATAAAGCAACTGGCCTTAGAGTGGCAGGTTTATATGAACTTACGAATGCAGTTTCTTTACAATCTCTGTTTCCAATTCCTGGAGATAAAGAAATGAACAGTATTTATGGTTTGGTAAACTTAAACTATAATAATATTTGGTTTGTAGATGTGACGGCAAGAAATGACTGGAGTAGTGCTTTACCAAAAGAAAACAGGTCTTATTTTTATCCATCTGTAGCCACTTCATTTATTCTTTCCGATGCATTGAAATTGAAGTCAAAATCATTTAACTATTGGAAATTAAGAGGTTCCTGGTCTCAGGTAGGGAATGATACAGAACCTTATAAACTTTATCAATACTTCAATTCTAGTGGCTTTACAGGTGGGGCAGAAACCAACAATGTTTTGCTGAATGCCAATCTGAAGCCGGAAATGAATACCAATATTGAAGCAGGGATGGATTTTGGATTCTTTAATAACCGTTTGAATTATATTGTAACGGTTTATCAAAATAATACTAAAAATCAGATTATTCCGGTACAAACACTTGCAGAAAGTGGCTATACTCAGAGAATGATCAACTCAGGAGAAGTAAGAAACCGGGGTGTTGAGATGATGCTTACCGCTACACCGGTAAAATCCAAAGATTTCTCTTGGAATGTTTCTGCTAACTGGTCTTTAAACAAAAACAAAATACTTTCACTTCCTGCTGAATTTCAAGGGCAGCCTTATACCATGTCAAGTGTTGGAGGAGTTTTATTTTACAATGCTGTTGTAGGAGGTTCTTTAGGAGATATGTATGGATATAAATTACAAAGAGCCCCGGACGGACAGGTAATTTACGGAGCAGATGGTCTTACTGCGAAATCTACAGAAATAGAATACGTAGGAAATGCCTATGCTAAATGGAGGATTGGTTTACAAAACTCTTTCAGGTATAAGAACTTTGCTGTGAGTTTCTCTATTGATGGGCAGTACGGTGGTAGAGCGTATTCACAATCACATCACAAAATGTCTGAGCAGGGTAAGCTTACCAATACTTTGATGGGAAGAGAAAATCCTGAGGGAATGATTGTAGGGCAGGGTGTTGTGCAAAATGCAGACGGAAGCTTTTCTCCAAATACAAAAGGAGTACTTCTTACCAGTTATTATGCGGACTATTACAGAAGAGCCAATATTGAAACTAACTCGTTCGATACCTCTTTCGTTAAACTAAGAGAAGCTAATATTACTTATTATTTCCCTAAAGACTTAGTAAAATCTTTAAAAATGACAGATTTAAGTCTTTCAGTTTTCGGTAGAAACCTTTGGATGTGGACAAAATTCCCACTTTTCGATCCTGAAGCGGCCACTTTAAATAATGGCTCTATCACTCCTGGAGCAGAAGTCGGGCAGTTACCGACAGCCAGAACAGTAGGGATTCAACTTAATGTTAAATTTTAA
- a CDS encoding SusD/RagB family nutrient-binding outer membrane lipoprotein, with product MKNIILKFFGLFAVACTLTSCDRNFEEINTDTSKLYNPTAGSLLAPVQYNMASTGYMRANDFTFDIMQEAIDFPNESVTNVSRYYISESTGTGYWNSSYKWLKQVRDIYNLATAQNNKNYQAIAMVMNAWLYANLTDTFGDIPFSEASQLAEGISQPKFDKQKDIYIKLLDDLKTANSLFVTTTTLTDTDLFYNANKDVNGILKWKKFCNSLSLRLLTRILKKNGEINVYQRINEIVNDPTTYPIFTANTDSAMLGITGIEPLSAPIARYQDFTTGRAAGEFFINTIKNNSATDPRLARFFSTAKDLATNASLGYKGAPVGYAAGTTFSYQPSNVSATNLAIAPFNIFVMHYSELQFILAELAFKGIITGNAQTYYEKGVQSAIEQWGLTMPAGYLTGANVAYNNTLERIMIQKYLALFFVDGQQWFEQRRTGYPVMPNNGGLLNDGKMPQRLLYPPLTKVLNTENYQSAVQSMGGDNINVVNWWNQ from the coding sequence ATGAAAAATATAATACTTAAATTTTTTGGTCTTTTTGCAGTAGCCTGTACTTTGACTTCTTGCGACAGGAATTTTGAAGAAATAAATACAGATACCAGTAAGTTGTATAATCCTACCGCAGGAAGTTTGCTTGCACCGGTGCAGTATAATATGGCTTCAACGGGATATATGAGGGCCAATGATTTTACGTTTGATATCATGCAGGAGGCTATTGATTTTCCCAATGAATCAGTAACTAACGTAAGCCGATATTATATCAGTGAATCTACAGGAACAGGTTATTGGAATAGTTCCTACAAATGGCTGAAACAAGTAAGAGATATTTACAATCTTGCCACAGCGCAAAACAACAAAAACTATCAGGCAATTGCTATGGTGATGAATGCCTGGCTGTATGCTAATCTTACCGATACTTTTGGAGACATACCTTTTTCTGAAGCATCACAACTTGCCGAAGGAATCAGTCAGCCAAAATTTGATAAACAAAAAGATATTTATATAAAACTTCTTGATGATCTAAAAACAGCCAACTCTCTTTTTGTAACAACCACAACTCTTACAGATACCGATTTGTTTTACAATGCCAACAAAGACGTAAACGGAATCCTGAAATGGAAAAAATTCTGTAATTCACTTTCATTAAGATTGTTGACCAGAATCCTGAAAAAGAACGGTGAGATTAACGTATATCAAAGAATAAACGAAATTGTAAACGACCCTACAACATATCCCATTTTTACCGCAAACACAGACAGTGCAATGCTTGGCATTACAGGAATTGAGCCTCTGAGTGCTCCTATCGCGAGATATCAGGATTTTACTACAGGACGTGCTGCCGGAGAATTTTTTATAAATACAATTAAAAATAATTCAGCGACTGATCCAAGATTAGCGAGGTTTTTTTCTACGGCGAAAGATCTTGCCACCAACGCAAGTTTAGGGTATAAAGGAGCTCCTGTAGGATATGCAGCAGGAACTACTTTTAGCTATCAGCCTTCTAACGTGAGTGCTACAAACTTGGCGATTGCCCCTTTTAATATTTTTGTTATGCATTATTCTGAATTACAATTTATCCTTGCAGAATTAGCATTTAAAGGAATTATCACGGGAAATGCACAAACTTATTACGAAAAAGGAGTCCAGTCTGCTATTGAACAATGGGGACTTACCATGCCTGCAGGATATTTGACAGGTGCTAATGTTGCCTATAACAATACTTTAGAAAGAATCATGATTCAGAAATACCTTGCTCTTTTTTTCGTAGATGGACAACAGTGGTTTGAGCAAAGAAGAACAGGTTATCCAGTAATGCCTAATAACGGGGGATTGCTTAACGATGGCAAAATGCCACAGAGACTTTTATATCCGCCGTTGACAAAAGTATTAAACACAGAAAATTATCAATCGGCAGTTCAGTCTATGGGTGGAGATAATATTAATGTAGTTAACTGGTGGAATCAATAA
- a CDS encoding calcineurin-like phosphoesterase C-terminal domain-containing protein, which translates to MSTKLIMPCLLISAIAFSQTSVSGYVYEDINKNQKKENKEKGIEGVAISNGEQVVLTDKNGRYSLPVQEGQTIFVIKPSGYMTPVNENNLPQYYYQYKPKGSPADFKYKGSAPTGELPKEINFALNRQNESKNFDILVFGDPQPYTEKQLDYFKRAIVNEVKTTKKNAVLGISLGDLVGDDLSLQKPYAEVMEEIGLPWYNVMGNHDMNYEAKEDRLSDETFESNFGPANYSFNYGNVHFIVLDDILYPDPRDGKGYWGGFREDQLKFVGNDLKLVDKNKLIVVSFHIPLEHKNEDNFRNSDRQKLFDYLAPFQNALILSAHTHIQQQIFYGKAAGWSGSKDLHEYNVGTTCGDWWSGTSDDLGLPTSTMRDGTAKGYSFISFNDNQYKVKYKTAGKPEDYQINLYVPKVIPYPSKTSAKILANFFMGSKKDKVEYRIDDDKWESMDYDETLDPNFVMSVFKWDTTQNIFPGRRPSNPEISKHIWTGDFSKKLSLGKHKVEVKATDMYGNQFSTSQEFEVQNSILIP; encoded by the coding sequence ATGAGTACAAAACTTATAATGCCGTGCCTTTTAATTTCAGCAATAGCATTTTCACAAACTTCTGTTTCGGGATATGTGTATGAAGATATCAACAAAAATCAGAAGAAAGAAAATAAAGAAAAAGGAATTGAAGGAGTAGCGATTTCTAATGGGGAGCAGGTTGTTTTAACCGATAAAAATGGAAGATACAGCTTACCGGTTCAGGAAGGGCAAACGATTTTCGTGATTAAACCTTCAGGGTATATGACTCCCGTAAATGAAAATAACTTGCCTCAATATTATTATCAATATAAGCCTAAAGGTTCACCTGCAGATTTTAAATACAAAGGTTCTGCTCCGACGGGAGAGCTTCCGAAAGAAATTAATTTCGCTTTAAACAGGCAGAACGAAAGCAAAAATTTTGATATTCTGGTTTTCGGAGATCCGCAGCCTTATACGGAAAAGCAGTTGGATTATTTTAAAAGAGCGATTGTCAATGAGGTTAAAACGACCAAGAAAAATGCAGTGTTGGGAATCAGTTTAGGAGATTTGGTGGGAGATGATCTAAGCCTGCAAAAACCTTATGCAGAGGTAATGGAGGAGATCGGTTTGCCTTGGTACAATGTGATGGGAAACCATGATATGAATTACGAAGCTAAAGAAGACAGGCTTTCTGATGAAACTTTTGAATCAAATTTTGGACCTGCTAATTATTCTTTCAACTATGGAAATGTTCATTTCATTGTTTTAGACGATATTTTATATCCGGATCCTAGAGACGGAAAAGGCTATTGGGGAGGATTCCGTGAAGATCAGCTGAAATTTGTGGGAAACGATTTGAAACTCGTAGATAAAAACAAATTGATTGTTGTCTCTTTCCACATTCCATTGGAACATAAAAATGAAGACAATTTCAGAAACTCGGACCGTCAGAAATTATTTGATTATTTGGCTCCTTTTCAAAATGCATTGATTTTATCAGCGCATACGCATATTCAACAACAAATTTTCTACGGAAAAGCGGCAGGTTGGAGCGGCTCAAAAGATCTTCATGAATACAACGTAGGAACAACCTGCGGAGATTGGTGGTCCGGAACTTCAGATGATTTGGGATTACCGACCTCAACCATGAGAGACGGTACCGCAAAAGGATATTCTTTTATCAGCTTCAATGACAATCAATATAAAGTTAAATACAAAACAGCTGGGAAACCGGAAGATTATCAGATTAATCTATATGTTCCGAAAGTAATTCCTTACCCATCAAAAACATCTGCGAAAATCTTGGCTAATTTCTTCATGGGAAGCAAAAAAGACAAAGTGGAATACAGGATTGACGACGATAAGTGGGAATCAATGGACTATGATGAAACCTTAGATCCGAATTTTGTAATGTCGGTGTTCAAATGGGATACCACACAAAATATTTTCCCGGGAAGAAGACCTTCAAATCCGGAAATCTCAAAACACATCTGGACAGGAGATTTCTCTAAAAAGCTTTCTTTAGGAAAACATAAAGTTGAGGTAAAGGCGACGGACATGTATGGAAATCAGTTCTCAACATCACAGGAATTTGAGGTTCAAAACTCAATTCTTATTCCTTAA
- a CDS encoding 3-ketoacyl-ACP reductase: MNISGKNAIITGGGRGLGKAVALALANEGVNIGITGRNEENLKNTVEEIKNIGVNAAYAVFSVDNEAEVKSGIESLAEQLGGVDILINNAGIGDFGSIEEMPSETWEQVIKTNLFGVYYAAKAVHPFLKAKGEGDIVNVASTAGLKGGPNMSAYAASKAAVVSLSQSMMAEWRKQNIRVITLTPSTIASDMSIQGGLTDGNPDKVLQPEDFAEWVRDILKMNRRALIANGSIFSTNP; this comes from the coding sequence ATGAATATAAGCGGAAAAAATGCCATCATTACAGGTGGAGGAAGAGGATTAGGAAAAGCGGTAGCATTAGCATTGGCCAATGAAGGAGTGAATATAGGAATTACCGGAAGAAACGAAGAAAACCTTAAAAATACGGTAGAAGAAATCAAAAATATTGGGGTAAACGCAGCTTATGCCGTTTTTTCTGTTGACAATGAAGCTGAAGTAAAATCAGGAATCGAATCTCTGGCAGAACAATTGGGTGGAGTTGATATTCTGATTAACAATGCAGGAATCGGAGACTTCGGTTCCATTGAAGAAATGCCTTCCGAAACTTGGGAACAGGTGATTAAAACCAATCTTTTCGGAGTATATTATGCTGCAAAAGCAGTTCACCCGTTCCTGAAAGCAAAAGGAGAAGGAGATATTGTTAACGTAGCCTCTACAGCAGGTTTGAAAGGCGGACCGAATATGTCAGCGTACGCCGCTTCAAAAGCAGCGGTGGTTTCCTTATCACAATCGATGATGGCAGAATGGAGAAAACAGAATATTCGTGTGATCACACTTACGCCAAGTACAATTGCTTCTGATATGTCCATTCAGGGAGGACTTACAGACGGAAATCCAGACAAGGTGCTTCAGCCGGAAGATTTCGCAGAATGGGTAAGAGATATTCTGAAAATGAACAGACGTGCTTTGATAGCAAATGGTTCTATTTTCTCTACAAATCCATAG
- the prmA gene encoding 50S ribosomal protein L11 methyltransferase — protein sequence MQNYLEFDFKISPLQPWNEILMAELIEIGFDSFTEELEGILGYIQKDLFNEEDLKALPLFQNEEVKIEYTFQEMPNINWNEEWEKNFEPINIDDKVLIRAEFHESVPGMHEIIIQPKMSFGTGHHPTTHLMIQQMMDIDFNGKKVLDMGCGTSVLAIYAKQIGAGETKAIDIDEWSVENSKENAVRNNVELDIELGTAENLGKENYDIILANINRNILISDIPTYVSVLNEGGKLLLSGLCFFDVDDILEVCKENGLELKKQLQREEWVSLLLEK from the coding sequence ATGCAAAATTATTTAGAATTCGATTTTAAAATCTCTCCGCTTCAGCCCTGGAATGAAATATTAATGGCTGAGCTTATTGAGATAGGCTTCGACAGTTTCACAGAAGAGCTGGAAGGGATTTTGGGGTATATTCAGAAAGACTTATTCAATGAAGAAGATCTTAAGGCACTTCCGCTTTTCCAGAATGAAGAAGTAAAAATAGAATACACTTTTCAGGAAATGCCGAATATCAACTGGAATGAAGAATGGGAAAAGAATTTCGAACCGATCAATATTGATGATAAAGTATTAATCAGAGCAGAATTCCATGAATCTGTTCCGGGAATGCATGAGATTATCATTCAGCCCAAAATGTCGTTCGGAACGGGACATCATCCTACGACCCATTTGATGATCCAGCAAATGATGGATATCGATTTCAACGGCAAAAAAGTATTGGATATGGGTTGCGGAACCTCTGTATTGGCGATTTATGCAAAACAAATAGGAGCGGGAGAGACCAAAGCGATTGATATTGACGAATGGTCTGTGGAAAACTCAAAAGAAAATGCTGTAAGAAATAATGTAGAGTTAGATATCGAATTGGGAACTGCTGAAAATTTAGGCAAAGAAAATTACGATATTATTCTAGCCAACATCAATAGAAATATCCTTATTTCAGATATCCCTACCTATGTTTCGGTACTGAATGAAGGTGGTAAATTATTGCTTTCCGGACTATGTTTCTTTGATGTAGATGATATTCTGGAAGTTTGTAAAGAAAATGGCTTAGAACTTAAAAAACAGCTTCAAAGAGAAGAATGGGTAAGCTTATTGCTTGAAAAATAA
- a CDS encoding SH3 domain-containing protein has product MKTLFTVLFLFIIQIFSAQEEDYEYANGVFHFEENKTQKIFTDWTRIRQSPNVNAQILDSLQTNQPIVILKKEEAILKLGERRANWYKISYQKGDKTSEGYVWGGNLCVGYRNKNGYDFLFGLTKTVNKKDKQSPEITVQQNIASIKVLEGNTLIDEVSFETGSGESLSFGTFNIESNHKLQNVELTLKATVSGEACGIPSYDQYVLFKDKKMIVLPQLMNVGDADIYYHSEEFVFPNDKGGVPNAFIFKMEEMEKDDRDREKKKRASKTYLWDGSSYKLK; this is encoded by the coding sequence ATGAAAACCTTATTCACTGTTTTATTTTTATTCATTATTCAGATTTTTTCCGCGCAGGAAGAAGATTACGAATACGCCAACGGAGTTTTCCATTTTGAAGAAAATAAAACACAGAAAATATTTACGGATTGGACAAGAATCCGACAATCTCCCAATGTGAATGCTCAGATTTTGGATTCTTTGCAGACGAATCAACCGATTGTAATTCTTAAAAAAGAAGAAGCCATTCTGAAGTTGGGAGAAAGAAGAGCCAATTGGTATAAGATTTCCTATCAGAAAGGAGATAAAACTTCCGAAGGTTATGTTTGGGGTGGGAACCTTTGTGTGGGCTACAGAAATAAAAACGGCTATGATTTTCTATTTGGCTTAACGAAAACGGTCAATAAAAAAGACAAACAGTCTCCCGAAATAACGGTCCAGCAAAATATTGCATCGATAAAAGTGCTGGAAGGAAATACTTTGATTGATGAGGTTTCTTTCGAGACGGGTTCAGGTGAAAGCCTGAGTTTTGGGACATTTAATATTGAAAGCAATCATAAATTGCAAAACGTGGAACTGACATTAAAAGCAACTGTTTCCGGCGAAGCATGCGGAATTCCGAGTTATGACCAATATGTTTTGTTTAAAGATAAAAAGATGATTGTTCTTCCTCAGCTTATGAATGTTGGAGATGCCGATATATATTATCACAGCGAAGAATTTGTTTTCCCGAATGATAAAGGCGGAGTTCCGAATGCCTTTATTTTTAAAATGGAAGAAATGGAAAAAGATGACAGGGATCGTGAAAAGAAGAAAAGAGCTTCAAAGACGTATCTTTGGGATGGAAGTTCTTATAAATTGAAATAG
- a CDS encoding efflux RND transporter periplasmic adaptor subunit, with the protein MYLKNIAIFSLSIILALTSCSGKKEEEKTVYENTKFKEKDQNTVQLSDQQIQSVGLTTTMIQEKTMQKLVRLNGKVEIAPSHISSVSSIMGGHIKSINVINGSHFNKGQVLAVVEDQQFIQLQQDYLVTKAQLESARLNFNRQKDLNTSKASSDKTLQIAQADYSTLNATLKGLEEKLRMIGINAQGLNSSNIRSRINIYAPFSGFVSKISVNNGQYINPSDTLFELINPSGLLLELKVFENDVNDVKIGQEILVYNNQNPDKKSAAKIISIVPSIENGGSSMAVAKLSSPNPEFIKGMYINAEVTVNSRYTIGLPNESVVSFENKNYIFKDLGHKKYKMIPVNTGIADDHFTEILKADYLKDKKIVQKGAYSLLMLLKNKAD; encoded by the coding sequence ATGTATCTTAAAAATATAGCAATCTTCAGTTTAAGCATAATCCTGGCTTTAACTTCCTGCTCAGGAAAAAAAGAGGAAGAAAAAACGGTGTACGAAAACACAAAATTCAAAGAGAAAGACCAAAATACAGTTCAATTGTCAGATCAGCAAATACAATCGGTTGGTTTAACAACAACAATGATTCAGGAAAAAACAATGCAAAAACTCGTTCGTCTAAATGGGAAAGTGGAAATTGCGCCGTCTCATATCAGTTCGGTTTCCAGCATTATGGGCGGTCATATTAAGTCGATCAATGTGATTAACGGAAGTCATTTCAATAAAGGACAGGTTTTGGCTGTAGTTGAAGATCAACAGTTTATTCAGCTTCAACAGGATTATCTGGTAACCAAAGCACAACTGGAATCTGCAAGACTGAATTTCAACCGTCAAAAAGATCTGAATACCAGCAAAGCAAGCAGTGATAAAACCCTGCAAATAGCTCAGGCAGATTATTCTACGTTGAATGCAACATTGAAAGGACTGGAAGAAAAGCTAAGAATGATTGGAATCAATGCCCAAGGTTTAAATTCATCCAATATTAGAAGCAGGATTAATATTTATGCTCCTTTCAGTGGTTTTGTAAGCAAAATTTCAGTGAATAACGGGCAGTATATTAATCCTTCGGATACGTTGTTTGAGCTTATCAATCCTTCCGGTTTACTGCTTGAATTAAAGGTTTTTGAAAATGATGTCAATGATGTAAAAATCGGACAGGAGATCTTAGTGTACAACAATCAAAACCCTGATAAAAAATCGGCTGCAAAAATTATAAGTATTGTTCCGAGTATTGAAAATGGAGGTTCGTCGATGGCTGTTGCGAAACTTTCAAGTCCGAATCCTGAATTTATCAAAGGAATGTACATTAATGCCGAAGTTACCGTGAACAGTCGTTATACAATAGGTCTTCCTAATGAATCCGTTGTTTCTTTTGAAAATAAAAATTATATTTTTAAAGATTTGGGCCATAAAAAATATAAGATGATTCCCGTGAATACCGGAATTGCAGATGATCACTTCACGGAAATTTTAAAAGCAGATTATTTAAAGGATAAAAAAATTGTACAGAAAGGCGCATATAGCCTTCTGATGTTGCTGAAAAATAAGGCTGATTAA